In Flavobacterium lacustre, a genomic segment contains:
- a CDS encoding lipopolysaccharide biosynthesis protein, whose amino-acid sequence MSDNKRIVKNSFFLYGRMLFSILIAFYSVRFVLNNLGIEDYGIYNVIGGVIAMLSFFNSAMISSTQRHLSYEMGKGSEKDVKKIFNASLRIHLGIALLVVLIGESLGPFIIKNVLEIPAKRLVASLWVYQCVIFILFFDILSLPFQAITIAKEHMQVIAVRDIFSSIGRLLIAVVLGYVFTDRLILYGLLLLSLNFFVCFSFYWYCRKHYQDCQILKDRYDISLYKELLGFAGWTLFGALAAMSRIQGNSLILNVFYGPKMNAAFGISNQISSQAQSVSNVFLQASNPQIIKNFSSGDKEKAFKLANFISRFSFYVLFSFCLPILLNIDFVLQFWLKNVPEFSAIFCQLMIVNFLIGVLCNPIITLIQATGRIRNFQIINSFVFLLNIPISYILLKLNFPPYTIVYGLIVSTFMGNIVKLYFIQFLDNFSIKNWLREVLFRVILVTVFAVVLSFLFLLLFPATTGFINFLFSSSIFFFITIVIIALFGIRRDEKIFIMNFLKAKVKAKKI is encoded by the coding sequence ATGTCTGATAATAAGCGTATTGTAAAAAATTCTTTTTTTTTGTATGGGAGAATGTTGTTTTCCATATTGATAGCATTTTATTCTGTACGATTTGTTCTTAATAATTTAGGTATTGAAGATTATGGAATATATAATGTAATAGGTGGTGTTATTGCAATGTTATCTTTTTTCAATAGTGCGATGATATCTAGTACCCAAAGGCATCTGTCTTATGAAATGGGAAAAGGTTCCGAAAAAGATGTTAAAAAAATTTTTAATGCCAGTTTAAGAATCCATTTGGGTATTGCTTTATTGGTGGTACTAATAGGAGAAAGTTTGGGTCCCTTTATTATAAAAAATGTTTTAGAAATTCCAGCTAAAAGATTAGTCGCTTCTTTATGGGTTTATCAATGTGTTATTTTTATATTATTTTTTGATATACTAAGTTTACCTTTTCAGGCTATAACCATTGCAAAAGAGCATATGCAGGTTATTGCAGTTCGAGATATTTTTTCCAGTATAGGTAGGTTGTTAATTGCTGTTGTTTTGGGTTATGTATTTACCGACCGATTAATTTTATATGGATTATTACTGTTGTCGCTTAATTTTTTTGTGTGTTTTTCTTTTTATTGGTATTGCAGGAAACATTATCAGGATTGCCAAATATTGAAAGATAGATATGATATTTCCTTATACAAAGAATTGTTAGGGTTTGCTGGATGGACACTTTTTGGAGCATTAGCGGCAATGTCCAGAATTCAAGGAAATTCCCTTATTTTGAATGTTTTTTATGGGCCTAAAATGAATGCTGCTTTTGGTATTTCTAATCAAATATCAAGTCAAGCTCAATCAGTATCAAATGTTTTTTTACAAGCCTCAAATCCTCAAATAATTAAAAATTTCAGTTCAGGGGATAAAGAAAAAGCGTTTAAATTAGCTAATTTTATTTCTCGATTTTCTTTTTATGTTTTATTTTCTTTTTGCTTACCTATTCTGCTTAATATTGATTTTGTGCTTCAGTTTTGGCTTAAGAATGTTCCTGAATTTTCCGCAATTTTTTGTCAGCTAATGATTGTAAATTTTTTGATTGGAGTACTTTGTAATCCAATTATAACTTTAATCCAGGCTACAGGCAGGATTAGAAATTTTCAAATTATAAACAGTTTCGTTTTTCTATTAAATATTCCAATATCCTATATTTTATTAAAGTTAAATTTCCCTCCCTATACAATTGTCTATGGTCTTATTGTATCTACATTCATGGGTAATATTGTTAAATTATATTTTATACAGTTTTTAGATAATTTTTCAATTAAGAATTGGTTAAGAGAGGTTTTGTTTAGAGTTATTCTTGTTACTGTTTTTGCTGTTGTTTTATCCTTTTTATTCCTTTTGCTTTTTCCTGCTACTACCGGTTTTATTAATTTCTTATTTTCCAGTAGTATCTTTTTCTTTATTACTATTGTTATCATAGCTCTTTTTGGTATTAGAAGGGATGAAAAAATATTTATTATGAATTTTTTAAAAGCAAAAGTAAAGGCTAAAAAGATTTGA